The sequence ATTCAAAATCCCGGTAAAGCGGTGTCTTGATGGATTTAAAGACACACTTGCAGCCATGCATGTGAAACATGACCGGTTTGTATATGAGAGTGATTTTATCCGGAATGGCGATACTGCCAAAATCCTCTCCAGGATATCACATCTGCCCGAAGCACGTATTGAGGAGACACTTTCCCTGGATCTCTCTGCTTATGGATTTGAGAAGAATTATATACTGAGGAGATCGGATGGAACCAGTGTCTATGCTGCGCGTGATATAGCGTTTCATATCTGGAAAGGACACAACTTTGACCGGATAATCGATGTACTTGGTGCAGATCACAAACTTATCGGAACTCAACTCCAGGCCACATTAGATATCCTTGGCGAACGTGTTCCAGAAATTGTCTTCTTTGAATTTGTTTCTCTCCCTGAAGGCTCGATGAGTACAAGAAAAGGGAAATTTATCTCGGCCGATGAACTTATTGCAGAGACAGAACGCAGGGCTCTTGAAGAGGTAACTGTAAGAAGGCCGGAACTCTCTGAAGAAGAGAGAAAGAAGATCGCCCACTCTGTGGCTATTTCTGCAATCAGGTATGATATTATCAGAACTATTCCGGAAAAGAGCACGGTTTTTGACTGGAAAGAAGCCCTTGACTTTGAAAAACAAAGCGGTCCGTATATCCAGTATGCCCATGCACGTGCCTGCAGTATTCTGGATAAAGCGAATTCGTACACACCATGTTTTGAAGCAGAAGGTGAGGGAGAGATCGCTCTTACCAAGCAGATAGCCCTGTTCCCAAAAGTAATTCAGGAAGTTGTTACTGAATTAAAACCACATCTTCTCGCAATTTATGCCAGGGAACTTGCAGATATCTTTAACTCCTTCTACCATGCAGAACCCGTCCTCAAAGCTGAAGGTAAGATCCGGGATCGCCGGTTGACGCTGGTCGATGCGACTCGTAATACGCTCAAAGAAGCATTGGAAACGCTGGGTATAGATGCACTCCGGGCAATGTGAACCACCGGAGAAAGCACTCCGGGGGATGGGATACCAGTTTTTCCATCCTGATTCCTCAGCAGCACTCAAACCCTGCCTCTGGTGTAAACGATCACTTACCGGTGGCGATCAGTGTTATAAAAACCAGTTTTATGGAATAACCAGTCACCGGTGTGTTCAGATGACACCAACACTCCGGTGTAACCATAAATGTCTCTTTTGCTGGCGCTCTTTTGAGCATGAATATACTGGTGAAAAAGATCTGGATCCAAAAGAGATTGTTGCCCGCATCCCATTTCTCCAAAAGAAAGCTCTTGGTGGATACAAAGTTTCACCCAGAGTAACGAAAGAAAAGTGGGAGGAGGCACTACAACCAGACCAGTATGCAATCTCCCTCTCCGGAGAGCCAACTCTGTATCCACACCTGCCAGAACTCATTGATCTGCTTAATCAGACAGGAGGCACAACATTTCTAGTATCAAACGGCACTATGCCAAATGTGCTGAAGCAATGTCACCCGTACCAGAAGTACATCTCATTAACCGGACCTGATCGTGAGACATATCTTCGGATAGCACGACCTGATGAAGATTACTGGGATAGGATCCTCGAGAGCCTCTCGGATCTTGGACATGAGACCGATACAGGACACCGGACTGCGATACGGGTCACTCTGGTAAGAGGGATCAATGATCAGAATCCTGAAGGGTATGCCAGAATTATTCAGGAGAGCGGAGCACAGTTTGTTGAAGTGAAGGCATACATGCATGTCGGATACAGCCAACGTCGTCTTACCATCAAGCATATGCCCCTTCATGATGAAGTTGAGCGGTTTACACAGAGAATGCTTCCCCATCTTTCTTATAAGATCCGGGGTGAAAACAGTCTTTCACGGGTTATTTGTCTGGAGCGAGATTCATGATATTTGACATAGAAGAGTTTAAAAAGCGGGGAAAAGAGGATTTTGAATCAGCATGGCATACAGGCCCGTCTGTTCTTACTCCACCGACTACTGATTTGATGTATCCAAGGCTTACATACCCCGGGGCTCAGGTTCATCCAGTTTTTGAAACAATTCACCGGCTCAGGCAGGCATACCTGGCAATCGGTTTTGATGAAGCTGAAAATCCGATAATCGTTGATGAGAAGGAAGTCTACCGGCAGTTTGGTCCTGAAGCAATGGCAGTCCTTGACCGGGTTTTTTATCTTGGAGGACTTCCCCGACCAAATGTCGGTATCGGGAAAGAACAGATCCAAAAGATCAATGGTATTCTTGGTCGTTATCTTTCAGAGGAAGAAGAAGAATCACTCCGAAAGACGCTTCATGCATATAAGAAGTCAGAGATCGATGGGGATGAGTTAACTCATGAACTTTCTGCAGTGCTTCATACAGACGATGCTCGGATTGTTGAGATATTGGATCAGGTTTTCCCGGAGTTTCGTGAATTAAAACCTGAATCATCCAGACAGACACTCCGATCCCATATGACGAGCGGGTGGTTTCAAACCCTTGGCTCCATCTGGGAAAAAGTCCCTCATCCAATAAGACTGTTTTCTATTGACCGGTGTTTCAGACGTGAACAGGCAGAAGATTCACATCGTCTTATGAGTTATCACTCTGCGTCCTGTGTGGTTGCAGGGGAACATGTAACAATTGAGGATGGAAAAGCGGTTGCACGAGCACTTCTTTCTGCATTCGGATACACTGATTTTGAGTTCAGGCCGGATGACAAACGATCAAAATACTACATGCCTGATACCCAGACTGAGGTGTATGCTGCTCATCCTGATCATGGATGGGTTGAGGTAGCCACTTTTGGTATCTATTCCCCGGTTGCATTGGCAGAATATGGGATTGGAGTACCGGTTATGAACCTTGGCCTTGGTGTTGAACGAATGGCCATGATCATGAATAAAGCAAAAGATGTTCGTGAACTCTGCTTCCCCCAGTTCTTCCCTATCCGGTATACAGACACCGAACTTGCAGCAGGCGTCTCATTACTTACTGAGCCTGCAACAACACCCGGAAAGAATCTTGTGAGATCCTTAATTGACACCGCTGTTGCAAATAGTAGTGCAATTGGTCCCTGCTCATTTGTAGCATTTGAGGGAGAAATCGCCGGAAAACAAGTACGGGTGTATGTGGAGGAACCGGAAGAAAACGCAAAGCTGCTCGGACCAGCCTGTATGAACGAGATATTTGTTTACAACGGCGCTATTCTTGGGGTTCCTGATACAGAAAAATTTGCAGAAGTCAGGAAAAACGGCATATCCACCGGAATAACTTATCTTTTTGCAGTTACCTCACAGGCTGCGGCGGAGATTGAGCAGGCAGCACATTTTGGAATTCCGACATCAGTTCAGATTAAAATGGCACGACTCCCAGGAGATATTAATCTGAAAATTGAACCCTGGGCCATGCGATATATAACTGATAATAACCTGAAAACCGATGTTCGGGGACCGGTATTTCTGACAATCAGATCTGAGATTGTATCAACATCAGAGGAAGAAAAACCCGACAAAATATAGTTAAATTAAAAATTCAGGAATAAATATACCAAAATATCAATATTTTTTCAAGTCTTTCTTTTGTTCATATCAGACCTGTAATGCAGAGTTCTTCCACAATCCTTATCTTCACTGTGCACAATATTCAAACACTCAGGAAACTTAGGTACTCCTGATCTATACATCAGGAAAATATGCTTCTTTAGGGGATGAAATGATGGATGGGATTCGAATACTCAGGCCGGCGGCAATGCTGGCCGTTCTGCTTTGCCTTGTAATGGTAACAGTAAGTGCAGTGCCTCCACTGCCAGCTGAATATTATGGAAAAGTAACCGTTGATGGATCTCCGGCTGCATCCGGAACAGCACTCATTGCTAAGATCAATGATCAGATCAGGGGAAAACTGGTTCTTTCATCTGCTGGACAATATGGTGGAAATGGTATTTTTGATGACAAATTGGTTGTAGCAGCAACTGAAGAAGATGTTAAGTCAGAATCTGTAGCAATTACATTCCATAT comes from Methanospirillum hungatei and encodes:
- the argS gene encoding arginine--tRNA ligase; this translates as MYHNTCDVITTILREHTGKEDVLLTDGGDHADVASTIAFSLAKELKKAPALIAKDIAEAIKDKVLQETGAQTLAVGPYVNFIFGAQYCSNVLKQAVCDGYGKGQSQSQRVVLEHTSANPNGPLHVGHIRNTIIGDTLTRSFRKAGYPLEVQYYVNDMGRQIAIVAWGIATQGADIHAEGKGDHLIAEVYIEANRHLEKDPALNAEIDRLMQMVESGDPDTISQFKIPVKRCLDGFKDTLAAMHVKHDRFVYESDFIRNGDTAKILSRISHLPEARIEETLSLDLSAYGFEKNYILRRSDGTSVYAARDIAFHIWKGHNFDRIIDVLGADHKLIGTQLQATLDILGERVPEIVFFEFVSLPEGSMSTRKGKFISADELIAETERRALEEVTVRRPELSEEERKKIAHSVAISAIRYDIIRTIPEKSTVFDWKEALDFEKQSGPYIQYAHARACSILDKANSYTPCFEAEGEGEIALTKQIALFPKVIQEVVTELKPHLLAIYARELADIFNSFYHAEPVLKAEGKIRDRRLTLVDATRNTLKEALETLGIDALRAM
- the twy1 gene encoding 4-demethylwyosine synthase TYW1; translated protein: MHSGQCEPPEKALRGMGYQFFHPDSSAALKPCLWCKRSLTGGDQCYKNQFYGITSHRCVQMTPTLRCNHKCLFCWRSFEHEYTGEKDLDPKEIVARIPFLQKKALGGYKVSPRVTKEKWEEALQPDQYAISLSGEPTLYPHLPELIDLLNQTGGTTFLVSNGTMPNVLKQCHPYQKYISLTGPDRETYLRIARPDEDYWDRILESLSDLGHETDTGHRTAIRVTLVRGINDQNPEGYARIIQESGAQFVEVKAYMHVGYSQRRLTIKHMPLHDEVERFTQRMLPHLSYKIRGENSLSRVICLERDS
- the sepS gene encoding O-phosphoserine--tRNA ligase, giving the protein MIFDIEEFKKRGKEDFESAWHTGPSVLTPPTTDLMYPRLTYPGAQVHPVFETIHRLRQAYLAIGFDEAENPIIVDEKEVYRQFGPEAMAVLDRVFYLGGLPRPNVGIGKEQIQKINGILGRYLSEEEEESLRKTLHAYKKSEIDGDELTHELSAVLHTDDARIVEILDQVFPEFRELKPESSRQTLRSHMTSGWFQTLGSIWEKVPHPIRLFSIDRCFRREQAEDSHRLMSYHSASCVVAGEHVTIEDGKAVARALLSAFGYTDFEFRPDDKRSKYYMPDTQTEVYAAHPDHGWVEVATFGIYSPVALAEYGIGVPVMNLGLGVERMAMIMNKAKDVRELCFPQFFPIRYTDTELAAGVSLLTEPATTPGKNLVRSLIDTAVANSSAIGPCSFVAFEGEIAGKQVRVYVEEPEENAKLLGPACMNEIFVYNGAILGVPDTEKFAEVRKNGISTGITYLFAVTSQAAAEIEQAAHFGIPTSVQIKMARLPGDINLKIEPWAMRYITDNNLKTDVRGPVFLTIRSEIVSTSEEEKPDKI